A genome region from Alicyclobacillus acidocaldarius subsp. acidocaldarius DSM 446 includes the following:
- a CDS encoding MBL fold metallo-hydrolase yields MFSAPLLWYPEMLGCDPSLHKGAMVVDKPTRITFFGGTRTIGGTICRVKTPSAQLVFDMGHVVRPASPMFSGPLRPRSTADLRAVGILPDIPELYTHDQRGNLAICISHNHLDHTALLPYMANEISIFSTKETCKILRLISEAAIEDQPPLRVIGVEPEEWRSVGDLQFQFVPVDHDTPGAAAIFITAPDVRLVYTGDLRFHGWRPEVSRAFVEQARRFEPDVLLIEGTRAGDEARPQVTEQELLRLIVEAMAGEARMVYFNAYPRHPERVLAFARAAREAKRLPVFEARTLYVASHFTDGLPEDIHVWADDELPDPVARWLKDRGLPSLEASDVRKAPSDFAVELAYDRLWRLIDIGAAAPGLYIHSNGAPLGPFDPAWDNLQRWLAHFEVTFRAIGTSGHAALDEIEQAIEAIRPRVYLPIHSFHPERVIASGIPRVLPEERVDYTLSHLLAAASVASRA; encoded by the coding sequence ATGTTCTCAGCCCCTCTCCTGTGGTATCCTGAAATGCTCGGCTGCGATCCGAGCCTGCACAAGGGAGCGATGGTTGTGGACAAGCCAACACGCATCACATTCTTCGGGGGAACGCGCACCATCGGCGGTACCATTTGCCGGGTGAAGACGCCTTCCGCCCAGCTCGTCTTCGACATGGGGCATGTGGTTCGCCCCGCCTCGCCGATGTTCTCAGGTCCGCTGCGCCCGCGTTCAACCGCCGACCTCCGGGCGGTCGGCATCCTTCCGGATATTCCTGAGCTTTATACCCATGATCAACGAGGAAACTTGGCAATCTGCATAAGCCATAACCACTTGGATCATACCGCTCTTTTGCCTTATATGGCAAACGAAATCTCGATTTTTTCGACCAAAGAGACATGTAAGATCTTGAGGCTTATCTCGGAAGCCGCCATTGAAGATCAACCTCCGCTTCGGGTCATCGGCGTCGAACCCGAGGAATGGCGGAGCGTCGGGGATCTGCAGTTTCAATTCGTCCCAGTCGATCACGACACGCCCGGGGCAGCAGCCATCTTCATCACCGCCCCGGATGTCCGGCTGGTCTACACGGGAGATCTGCGGTTTCACGGATGGAGGCCCGAGGTTTCGCGCGCGTTCGTCGAGCAGGCGCGCAGGTTCGAGCCGGACGTGCTGCTCATTGAGGGGACGCGGGCCGGGGACGAGGCGCGCCCGCAAGTGACGGAGCAGGAACTCCTCCGTCTGATTGTGGAGGCTATGGCGGGCGAGGCTCGCATGGTCTATTTCAACGCGTATCCGCGCCATCCAGAGCGCGTCCTCGCGTTCGCCCGTGCGGCTCGCGAAGCGAAGCGCTTGCCGGTCTTCGAAGCGCGAACGCTCTACGTGGCCTCGCACTTCACAGATGGCCTGCCCGAGGACATCCATGTCTGGGCGGACGATGAACTCCCTGACCCCGTCGCGAGATGGCTCAAAGACAGAGGTTTGCCTTCCCTCGAGGCCTCCGACGTGCGGAAAGCGCCAAGTGACTTCGCCGTCGAACTCGCCTACGACCGGCTGTGGCGGCTCATTGACATAGGCGCCGCCGCCCCAGGACTCTACATTCATTCCAACGGGGCTCCGCTCGGGCCGTTCGATCCGGCCTGGGACAATCTCCAGCGGTGGCTCGCGCATTTCGAAGTGACCTTTCGCGCCATCGGCACCAGCGGGCACGCGGCGCTCGACGAGATTGAACAGGCCATCGAGGCTATCCGCCCTCGCGTCTATCTGCCGATTCACTCGTTTCATCCTGAGCGCGTGATCGCGTCCGGAATCCCGCGCGTTTTGCCCGAGGAGCGCGTGGATTACACGTTGTCCCATCTCCTCGCCGCCGCGTCCGTGGCTTCCCGCGCGTGA
- a CDS encoding carbohydrate ABC transporter permease: MTLKARRTLTAYLMLFPTLALLAVFTLYPIVESFVISFFHWDMISPHKQFVGFQNYVQIFKDPLFHRAVVNTLLFVVLYVPIVMALGLAVALLLNAKIRLRGFFRTAIFLPYVTSIAATGIIWQWIFNDQFGLLNDLLRQVGIQGPDWLNTPQDTMICLVTLSVWQSLGYVSVLFLAGLQNISREYYEAARVDGAHGWDLFRHVTWPLLSPTTFFVLLMSTIEAFKVFLPVYVLYGATDGPNDSGLTMLYYMFTEGFSDYRMGYASASAYILFVIILACTLLQMTLQRRVHYES, encoded by the coding sequence ATGACGCTGAAGGCTCGAAGAACGCTCACGGCGTACCTGATGCTGTTTCCGACGCTCGCCCTCTTGGCCGTGTTCACACTGTACCCAATCGTCGAATCCTTCGTGATCAGCTTCTTTCACTGGGACATGATCAGTCCTCACAAGCAATTTGTGGGCTTTCAAAATTACGTTCAAATTTTTAAGGACCCGCTGTTTCATCGCGCGGTCGTCAATACGCTGCTGTTTGTCGTCCTGTATGTTCCCATCGTCATGGCCCTGGGATTGGCGGTGGCTCTCCTGCTGAACGCGAAAATTCGTCTGCGGGGATTCTTCCGGACAGCCATCTTCCTTCCCTACGTGACGTCCATTGCGGCGACGGGCATCATATGGCAGTGGATTTTTAACGACCAGTTCGGTTTGCTGAATGACCTCCTCCGCCAGGTCGGCATCCAGGGGCCCGACTGGCTCAACACGCCGCAGGACACGATGATCTGTCTCGTCACGCTGAGCGTGTGGCAGAGCTTGGGCTACGTTTCCGTCCTGTTTCTCGCAGGTTTACAGAACATCAGCCGCGAGTACTACGAAGCCGCACGCGTCGACGGAGCGCACGGCTGGGACCTCTTCCGACACGTCACATGGCCGCTCCTCTCCCCGACGACGTTCTTCGTGCTGTTGATGAGTACCATCGAAGCCTTCAAGGTGTTTCTTCCCGTGTACGTCCTGTACGGCGCGACCGATGGCCCCAACGACAGTGGTTTGACCATGCTGTACTACATGTTCACAGAAGGGTTCAGCGATTACCGGATGGGCTACGCGAGCGCATCCGCCTACATTCTCTTTGTCATCATCCTCGCGTGCACGCTCCTGCAGATGACGCTGCAGCGGCGCGTCCACTACGAATCCTGA
- a CDS encoding carbohydrate ABC transporter permease — protein MRKLFIYAALIVVTLFVLGPFIWMLSTSLKPADEVLTATPMLWPHPVEWSNYAAAWRSAPFSRYFLNSLFISGVETAFDLTLGAMAAYAFARLEFAGKRPLFLALLATLMVPGELLLIPNYITVAKLHWMSTYQGIIVPWLVSVFTIFLMRQFFLSMPSEIFEAAELDGLHPVRTLFQIVMPLTKPVWITAGLIKFIGSWNSFLWVVVVSNSQSLDTVPVGLMNFTSDVGTEYNQLMAAATFCMVPLAIVFLIGQRYFIEGITRSGIR, from the coding sequence ATGCGCAAGCTATTCATTTACGCAGCGCTGATTGTGGTCACGCTTTTCGTGCTGGGGCCGTTCATCTGGATGCTTTCCACGTCCCTGAAGCCAGCCGACGAAGTGCTCACCGCCACGCCGATGCTCTGGCCACATCCCGTCGAATGGAGCAATTATGCGGCCGCGTGGAGGTCGGCGCCATTCTCGCGCTACTTCCTGAATAGCCTCTTCATCTCCGGCGTGGAAACCGCGTTCGATCTGACGCTTGGCGCCATGGCGGCCTATGCGTTTGCTCGGCTCGAATTCGCAGGCAAACGTCCGCTTTTCCTCGCGCTCTTGGCCACGCTGATGGTGCCCGGGGAACTGTTGCTCATCCCGAATTACATCACGGTGGCGAAGCTCCACTGGATGAGTACCTATCAAGGCATCATCGTGCCGTGGCTGGTGAGCGTGTTCACCATCTTTCTCATGCGCCAATTTTTTCTATCGATGCCCAGTGAGATCTTCGAAGCGGCGGAATTGGACGGGCTGCATCCTGTTCGCACACTCTTTCAAATCGTCATGCCGCTCACGAAACCCGTGTGGATTACGGCGGGACTGATCAAGTTCATTGGCAGTTGGAACTCGTTCCTCTGGGTGGTCGTCGTATCGAACTCCCAGTCCTTGGACACGGTCCCCGTAGGTTTGATGAACTTCACTTCGGACGTGGGGACAGAGTACAACCAGCTAATGGCCGCTGCGACCTTCTGTATGGTTCCGCTTGCCATCGTGTTCCTCATTGGACAGCGGTACTTCATCGAAGGAATCACACGCAGCGGCATTAGATAA
- a CDS encoding ABC transporter substrate-binding protein: MKHKNKALMATATAVVMCAWMATGCGDEETGGGGGIPMTKSSNASGQAASTAQPVTITFEESMPGKLGTELQKLTNEFEKQNPNIHVQLIFNGSYSTLEQKLTAAIASGTEPTVAQVEETWETNYVQNGLIEPLDSVIPKSTQNDLIPIWRQDSTYNGKLMSVPFNKSAYVLYYNVDDLKKAGISSPPTTWSQLEQDAIKIQKKEGIPGLGLQGNYYTFEMLLKQAGGQILNARNTKAAFDSSAGLAALHFMKRLVDEHAAKVIGANEYLSDGFNTNEYAMDLDTVAAMSFINNSNLHWKVAPLPKGVTYAVPTAGLNLVIFNAATSAQKAAAAKYLNFLISVPSTIEWAEQTGYLPVRQSALTNSAWTSFIKTHPNQGVAPNELKYAYFSPRLASLYSAEQEMTTQIGNMLAGRQTPQVTLQNMANITNQALAQGNS, encoded by the coding sequence GTGAAACACAAAAACAAGGCCCTCATGGCGACAGCCACAGCGGTGGTGATGTGCGCGTGGATGGCCACTGGATGCGGAGACGAGGAGACCGGCGGCGGGGGCGGAATCCCCATGACCAAGTCCTCCAACGCATCGGGACAAGCCGCGAGCACCGCGCAACCTGTGACCATCACCTTTGAGGAATCCATGCCTGGCAAGCTCGGGACCGAACTCCAAAAGCTGACGAACGAGTTTGAGAAGCAAAATCCCAACATCCACGTGCAGCTCATCTTCAATGGCTCGTACAGCACGTTGGAGCAGAAGTTGACCGCCGCCATTGCGTCCGGCACAGAGCCCACGGTGGCGCAGGTCGAGGAGACGTGGGAGACGAATTACGTGCAGAACGGTCTGATTGAGCCCCTCGACTCCGTCATTCCGAAATCCACGCAGAACGATCTAATCCCGATTTGGCGTCAGGACTCGACGTACAACGGCAAGTTGATGTCCGTTCCCTTCAACAAGTCCGCCTACGTCCTGTACTACAATGTGGACGATTTAAAGAAGGCCGGGATTTCTTCGCCGCCGACAACCTGGAGCCAGCTCGAACAGGATGCCATCAAGATTCAAAAGAAAGAAGGCATTCCGGGCCTCGGCCTGCAGGGCAACTATTACACCTTTGAAATGCTCTTAAAACAAGCGGGTGGACAGATCCTGAACGCCAGAAACACCAAGGCGGCCTTCGATAGCTCAGCCGGTCTCGCAGCGCTCCATTTCATGAAGCGCTTGGTGGATGAACACGCGGCCAAGGTCATCGGCGCGAACGAATACCTCTCCGACGGTTTCAACACGAACGAGTACGCGATGGACCTCGACACGGTCGCCGCGATGTCGTTCATCAACAACTCGAACCTCCATTGGAAAGTTGCGCCGCTCCCAAAGGGCGTGACCTACGCCGTCCCCACGGCCGGTTTGAACTTGGTCATTTTCAACGCAGCGACATCCGCTCAGAAAGCGGCGGCGGCGAAGTATCTGAACTTCCTCATTTCTGTACCATCGACCATCGAGTGGGCGGAACAGACAGGCTACCTCCCCGTCCGCCAAAGCGCACTCACCAATTCGGCCTGGACGAGCTTCATCAAGACCCATCCGAATCAGGGGGTCGCACCCAACGAGCTGAAATACGCCTATTTCTCCCCTCGGCTCGCTTCGCTCTACTCCGCGGAGCAAGAGATGACCACACAGATTGGCAACATGCTGGCGGGTCGGCAGACGCCGCAGGTGACCCTGCAGAACATGGCGAACATCACGAACCAAGCGCTCGCCCAGGGCAATTCATGA
- a CDS encoding aromatic ring-hydroxylating oxygenase subunit alpha, producing the protein MAERRAPVPSEDRVFPATWYAVCFSAQLTRRRPLAARVAGRDLVLFRDASGHVRALSRYCTHRGADLALGRAEGGHLACAYHGWQFQGDGRCTLIPAHPDRPIPDFAHNRAYPACERGGIAWVYLGGETSPPEPRVFSELTDGSYRLVPYEDVWQAHLTRVVESVLDVAHLAFVHRKTIGRRTPAIIPRVSFDADDSDRILIRNGGGVLEYWFPQMWILRPAEGKGGFLNFVTFTPVDAETTRILGYAGRTFARSVPGMDALFRRYSLRVLREDQRVVESQHPRPIPEALRMEAHVPADAPQVRFRQRWYRFLTGDEPRVTVERSGP; encoded by the coding sequence ATGGCAGAACGAAGAGCTCCGGTACCCAGCGAAGATCGCGTGTTCCCTGCGACATGGTACGCCGTCTGTTTCTCCGCCCAGCTCACGCGCCGCAGGCCGCTTGCCGCGCGCGTCGCGGGGCGCGACCTCGTCCTGTTTCGGGACGCATCGGGACATGTCCGCGCGCTGTCCCGTTACTGCACGCACAGAGGCGCGGATCTCGCGCTCGGCCGCGCCGAAGGCGGGCACCTTGCGTGTGCGTACCACGGGTGGCAGTTTCAAGGTGACGGCCGCTGCACCCTGATCCCCGCACACCCGGATCGCCCAATTCCCGATTTTGCCCACAACCGCGCGTACCCCGCGTGCGAACGGGGCGGGATCGCCTGGGTCTACCTCGGCGGCGAAACGAGTCCACCGGAGCCGCGCGTGTTCTCGGAGCTCACAGACGGGTCATATCGCCTCGTCCCGTATGAAGACGTGTGGCAGGCGCACCTGACCCGCGTCGTGGAAAGCGTGCTCGACGTCGCCCACCTGGCGTTCGTCCACCGCAAGACCATCGGCCGCCGCACGCCAGCCATCATCCCGCGCGTGTCGTTTGACGCCGACGACAGCGATCGCATTCTCATTCGCAACGGCGGCGGCGTGCTCGAGTACTGGTTTCCGCAGATGTGGATTCTGCGGCCAGCCGAAGGAAAGGGTGGTTTCCTCAACTTTGTCACCTTCACGCCCGTCGACGCGGAGACCACGCGCATCCTTGGTTACGCCGGCCGCACCTTCGCGCGATCCGTCCCTGGCATGGACGCCCTCTTCCGCCGCTACAGCCTTCGCGTGCTGCGCGAGGATCAGCGAGTGGTCGAGAGCCAACACCCGAGGCCCATCCCGGAAGCGCTTCGGATGGAAGCGCACGTCCCCGCCGACGCGCCGCAGGTCCGCTTCCGCCAGCGCTGGTATCGGTTTCTGACGGGGGATGAGCCTCGCGTGACGGTCGAACGATCCGGCCCCTGA
- a CDS encoding enoyl-CoA hydratase-related protein: MEQPIVWQKAEDGIAELLLNRPDAMNALNYALLRALEDAVREIAEDRGVRAVIVRGEGKGFCAGADLKERRGLAPHEVRRNVRLTREAFDRVARLPQPTIAVLHGFAFGGGLELALACDFRIGSRDLRLGLTETSLAIVPGAGGTQRLARLIGPTWAKWMIFTAARIDAERARELGILLEVADTREAAMDAARALARAIAENGPVAVRQAKWAIDRGLDVDLSTGLAIEDAAYEGVLPTSDRLEALAAFAEKRKPHFRGE; the protein is encoded by the coding sequence GTGGAACAGCCGATTGTGTGGCAGAAGGCGGAGGACGGGATCGCGGAGCTCCTCCTGAATCGGCCGGATGCGATGAACGCGCTCAATTACGCGCTGCTCCGCGCGCTGGAAGATGCCGTGCGCGAGATCGCGGAGGACCGCGGCGTGCGTGCCGTGATCGTGCGCGGGGAGGGAAAGGGATTCTGCGCGGGAGCGGATTTGAAGGAACGGCGCGGCCTGGCGCCTCACGAAGTGCGGCGCAACGTGCGCTTGACGCGCGAGGCGTTCGATCGCGTCGCGCGCCTGCCGCAGCCGACCATCGCGGTCCTGCATGGATTCGCGTTCGGAGGCGGGCTGGAGCTGGCGCTGGCGTGCGACTTTCGCATCGGCAGTCGCGATCTTCGGCTCGGTCTGACGGAGACGTCGCTCGCCATCGTCCCTGGGGCGGGCGGGACGCAGCGGCTGGCCCGCCTCATCGGGCCGACGTGGGCCAAGTGGATGATCTTCACGGCCGCGCGCATCGACGCGGAGCGCGCGAGAGAGCTCGGCATCCTGCTCGAGGTGGCGGATACCCGAGAGGCCGCGATGGACGCCGCGCGAGCGCTGGCCCGCGCCATCGCCGAAAACGGGCCGGTCGCGGTGCGCCAGGCGAAGTGGGCCATCGATCGCGGCCTGGACGTCGATCTGTCGACGGGGCTTGCCATCGAGGATGCGGCGTATGAGGGCGTTCTGCCGACCTCGGATCGGCTGGAGGCGCTCGCGGCGTTCGCGGAAAAGCGCAAGCCGCACTTCCGCGGTGAATAG
- a CDS encoding acyl-CoA carboxylase subunit beta, with translation MRARAMAGGATKYHEKNREQGKLFVRDRLKLLLDDGLEVEDGLYANCAAEDLPADGVVTGIGRIHGRKVAIMANDSTVKAGSWGARTVEKILRIQETAEKLHIPLIYLVDSAGARITDQVEMFPGRRGAGRIFYNEVRLSGHIPQICLLFGPSAAGGAYIPAFCDLVIMVEGNASMYLGSPRMAEMVIGEKVTLEEMGGARMHCTVSGCGDVLVPDEPSAIEACRRYLRYMPDSYLGRPPVEDARDPAPSPRRASDIVPKNPNVPFNMYDLIDRLIDEGSWFEVKALFAQEIITGLARIAGRPVGIIANQPRVKGGVLFVDSADKAARFIALCDAFHIPLLFLADVPGFMIGTKVERQGIIRHGAKLIAAMSEATVPKISVIVRKAYGAGLYAMAGPAFEPDACIALPTAEIAVMGPEAAVNAVYANKIAELEEPERSAFVKEKREEYRRDIDIYRLASELVVDHIVDADELRDELIRRFAMYEGKSVAFGHRKHPVYPV, from the coding sequence ATGCGCGCGCGCGCGATGGCGGGAGGCGCGACGAAGTATCACGAGAAAAACCGGGAACAAGGCAAGCTATTTGTCCGCGATCGCCTGAAACTACTCCTGGACGACGGCCTCGAGGTCGAGGACGGCCTGTATGCCAACTGCGCCGCGGAGGATCTGCCCGCCGATGGGGTGGTGACCGGCATCGGGCGCATCCACGGGCGGAAGGTCGCGATCATGGCCAATGACAGCACGGTCAAGGCGGGAAGCTGGGGCGCGCGGACAGTCGAGAAGATCCTCCGCATCCAGGAGACCGCGGAGAAGCTGCACATCCCCTTGATCTATCTCGTGGATTCGGCCGGGGCGCGGATCACGGACCAGGTCGAGATGTTTCCCGGCAGGCGAGGCGCAGGGCGAATCTTCTACAACGAAGTTCGCCTGAGCGGCCACATCCCGCAGATCTGCCTGCTCTTCGGCCCGTCTGCGGCTGGCGGCGCGTACATTCCCGCCTTCTGCGATCTCGTCATCATGGTCGAAGGCAATGCGAGTATGTACCTTGGCTCGCCGCGCATGGCGGAGATGGTCATCGGGGAAAAGGTGACGCTCGAAGAGATGGGCGGCGCGCGCATGCACTGCACCGTGAGCGGGTGCGGCGACGTGCTCGTACCTGACGAGCCGAGCGCCATCGAGGCCTGCAGGCGGTATCTGCGCTACATGCCGGATTCGTATCTCGGGCGCCCGCCCGTCGAAGATGCGCGCGATCCGGCGCCGTCACCGCGCAGGGCCTCGGATATCGTCCCGAAGAACCCGAACGTGCCGTTCAACATGTACGACCTCATCGATCGGTTGATCGACGAGGGCTCGTGGTTTGAAGTCAAGGCGCTTTTCGCTCAGGAGATCATCACGGGGCTCGCGCGCATCGCCGGGCGGCCGGTCGGCATCATCGCCAACCAGCCGCGCGTCAAGGGGGGCGTTCTGTTCGTCGACTCCGCGGACAAAGCGGCGCGTTTCATTGCGCTGTGCGACGCCTTCCATATCCCCCTCCTCTTCCTGGCGGACGTGCCCGGGTTCATGATCGGGACGAAGGTGGAGCGCCAGGGCATCATTCGCCACGGCGCGAAGCTCATCGCCGCGATGTCGGAGGCCACCGTGCCGAAGATCTCCGTGATCGTGCGGAAGGCGTACGGCGCGGGGCTGTACGCGATGGCGGGGCCTGCGTTTGAGCCGGACGCCTGCATCGCGCTGCCCACGGCCGAGATCGCCGTGATGGGGCCGGAGGCGGCCGTGAACGCGGTCTACGCCAACAAAATTGCGGAACTGGAGGAGCCCGAGCGATCGGCGTTCGTGAAGGAGAAGCGGGAGGAGTACCGGCGCGACATCGACATTTACCGCCTTGCGTCGGAGCTCGTGGTGGACCACATCGTGGACGCCGACGAACTCCGGGACGAACTCATCCGTCGATTTGCGATGTACGAAGGAAAATCGGTTGCGTTTGGGCACCGGAAGCATCCGGTGTACCCGGTCTGA
- a CDS encoding hydroxymethylglutaryl-CoA lyase, with protein sequence MGERVWLREVGPRDGLQNEPGVIATEIKVELVERLMDAGVRFIEVSSFVHPKWIPQLADADEVFARIRRRPGVELSALVPNERGLARALAAKVDAVHVFMSASESHNLKNINKTIADTYPVLRPVIEGAKAEGLVVRGYVSTVFGCPYEGKVPVSQVLSVVERLFELGVDEVALGDTIGVAVPTQVAEVVREVERIVPLDRVSLHFHDTRGMAIANMYAGFAAGVRRFDGSIGGLGGCPYAPGASGNVAMEDVLYLFNGMDVETGIEAERYLDVVAWLESKLNKPLASHARQVARSACQAT encoded by the coding sequence ATGGGGGAACGCGTGTGGCTGCGCGAGGTCGGACCGCGGGACGGGTTGCAGAATGAGCCGGGCGTGATCGCCACGGAGATCAAGGTGGAGCTCGTCGAGCGACTGATGGATGCGGGCGTCAGATTCATCGAAGTCTCTTCCTTCGTGCACCCGAAGTGGATCCCGCAGTTGGCGGACGCCGACGAGGTGTTCGCGCGGATTCGGCGCAGGCCCGGCGTGGAGCTGTCCGCGCTCGTGCCCAACGAGCGCGGGCTCGCACGAGCCTTGGCGGCGAAGGTGGACGCCGTGCACGTGTTCATGTCGGCGAGCGAGTCACACAATCTGAAGAACATCAACAAGACCATCGCGGATACGTATCCCGTGTTGCGCCCCGTGATCGAGGGGGCCAAGGCGGAAGGCCTCGTGGTGCGTGGGTACGTGTCCACCGTTTTCGGCTGCCCGTACGAAGGCAAGGTCCCCGTGTCGCAAGTCCTGTCGGTGGTCGAGCGGCTGTTTGAGCTCGGCGTCGACGAGGTGGCGCTAGGCGACACCATCGGCGTGGCGGTGCCCACGCAGGTGGCGGAGGTCGTGCGCGAGGTGGAGCGCATCGTGCCTCTGGATCGCGTTTCGCTTCACTTCCACGACACGCGCGGGATGGCTATCGCCAACATGTACGCGGGCTTTGCCGCAGGCGTGCGGCGGTTCGATGGCTCCATCGGAGGGCTCGGCGGTTGTCCCTACGCGCCCGGCGCGTCTGGAAATGTGGCCATGGAGGACGTGCTTTACCTGTTCAATGGAATGGATGTGGAGACGGGCATTGAGGCCGAGCGGTACCTGGATGTCGTCGCCTGGTTGGAGAGCAAGCTCAACAAGCCCCTGGCGAGCCACGCCCGCCAGGTGGCGCGAAGTGCGTGTCAGGCAACGTGA
- a CDS encoding acetyl-CoA carboxylase biotin carboxyl carrier protein subunit, translated as MATVQATMAGIVLRVLAQPGDRVETGQDVVVLESMKMEIPIQAERAGVVAEVLVNEGDFVNEGDDLVRLED; from the coding sequence ATGGCAACTGTGCAAGCCACCATGGCGGGCATCGTGCTCCGGGTGCTGGCTCAACCGGGCGATCGCGTCGAGACAGGCCAGGACGTCGTTGTGCTCGAGTCCATGAAGATGGAGATCCCCATCCAGGCCGAGCGGGCCGGGGTGGTGGCCGAAGTGCTCGTGAACGAGGGCGATTTTGTCAACGAGGGAGACGATCTCGTCCGACTGGAAGACTGA
- a CDS encoding acyl-CoA dehydrogenase, whose product MDFDLTSEQKMIRDTVREFAEAEIAPHAAEWDRTEHFPIEVFRKMGELGFLGLPIPEEYGGAGADMISYCLAVEEIGRACGGTGLSYEAHVSLACTPILLYGTEEQKQKYLVPMARGEALGAFGLTEPGAGSDAGGTRTTAVLEGDEWVITGNKIFNTNGGYAKYVVLTAVTDPASRGISAFIVPTDAEGFSVSKPYEKLGMRASNTVELILDHVRVPKENLLGPLNAGFKQFLSTLDGGRVAIAALAVGIARAAFETALAYAKTRVQFGQAISKFQAIQHKLADMAMHIDLARNAVMKAAWLKDQGRPYTLEASYAKLFASEMCTRTCEQAIQILGGYGYMREYPVERHYRDAKLIEIGEGTSEIQRLVIARQLGC is encoded by the coding sequence GTGGACTTTGATCTCACCTCGGAACAAAAGATGATTCGGGATACGGTGCGCGAGTTTGCGGAGGCCGAGATCGCGCCTCACGCCGCGGAATGGGATAGGACGGAGCACTTCCCCATCGAGGTGTTTCGCAAGATGGGCGAACTCGGCTTTCTCGGCCTGCCCATTCCGGAGGAATACGGTGGCGCGGGCGCCGACATGATCTCGTACTGCCTGGCGGTGGAGGAGATCGGGCGCGCGTGCGGCGGAACAGGGCTCAGCTACGAGGCGCACGTGTCGCTCGCGTGCACGCCCATTCTGCTCTACGGGACGGAGGAGCAGAAACAGAAGTACCTGGTGCCTATGGCGCGCGGCGAGGCGCTCGGTGCGTTTGGTTTGACGGAGCCCGGGGCTGGATCGGACGCCGGAGGAACGCGGACGACCGCCGTCCTGGAGGGCGACGAATGGGTCATCACCGGCAACAAGATCTTCAACACAAACGGCGGCTATGCGAAGTACGTCGTGCTCACCGCGGTGACGGATCCGGCGTCGCGCGGCATCAGCGCGTTCATCGTGCCGACAGATGCCGAGGGCTTCTCGGTGAGCAAGCCGTATGAGAAACTGGGCATGCGGGCGTCGAACACGGTCGAACTGATTCTCGATCACGTCCGCGTTCCGAAGGAGAACCTACTCGGGCCGCTGAACGCTGGGTTCAAGCAGTTTCTCTCGACGCTGGACGGCGGACGTGTCGCCATCGCAGCTCTGGCGGTCGGGATCGCGCGGGCGGCGTTTGAGACGGCTCTCGCGTACGCCAAGACGCGCGTCCAGTTCGGGCAGGCCATCAGCAAGTTCCAGGCGATTCAGCACAAGCTCGCCGACATGGCCATGCACATCGATCTCGCCCGGAATGCGGTGATGAAGGCCGCGTGGCTGAAGGATCAGGGCCGGCCGTACACGCTGGAGGCGTCGTACGCCAAGCTGTTTGCGTCCGAGATGTGCACGCGGACGTGCGAGCAGGCGATTCAGATCTTGGGCGGGTATGGCTACATGCGCGAATACCCGGTGGAGCGCCACTATCGCGACGCGAAGTTGATCGAGATCGGCGAGGGCACGTCGGAGATCCAGCGCCTGGTGATCGCGCGCCAGCTGGGCTGTTAG